CAGTTAAAttcctatgccaaactctctctaGCGCGCTCTAATAGACCATTTGTaaagaacctaaggaccaaaagtatgtctcaaggctaaaaggccggccgagctatGAGAACGacctacgcctctaggctacggtaactccctcaccaccttttacccGAGGGACAACTTAGGCTCCAAGGGAGTACGTTCGGAGGCGAGACAGAGGAccgaggctcggaaatacaataaaacaaTTAGAAAAAACGTATATATACAAGCACCTCACAAAGGCCTCGACGACCACAAACGTCACGATACAGTAATAAATCTAACTTATTACATGGCCCCCTCGGCCTAGGTCAAGGCGTAGGGTCTCCCGCATCGGTAGACGGTgaaggagggaccacctcctcttcgaatagcttcGCCAACGCCATGTCGGGGCCCTCGACTACCGCTTCCAGCCTTgtcagctcctcctcggcctcgacaGCATCCTCAGATAGGACATAGCCGTCACTGACGCCTTTGATGTCGACGCTGGTGTAGTGCgaagagacgacggccagggtgcGTTTGATGCTTGTGTGTAGCGCCTCTCGCAGTCACTAACGCGCTTGGCCAATCAACGCAGTCAggtggctcctaagggagctgcccgattgaaccccctccatctcCAGGGCCTCGTAGATGGCGCGAGCGGTGCTCTACGGCACCTTGTGCTCCTCGATCTCACGATCGAGCACTATCTGCAGTGCAACGGAGGCCTCAGTCAACCGCGAGACCTCATCATCCAACCCTGCGCCAAAACAAGTAGAATGGGATTAAGCGtcaaagaaaacaagccaaacaGGGGCGCGAGGCCtgcgggactcacccttggccttctcttTCCAGTGCTGGACCTCgacacgagaggcctcggctgccctggaagcctccttctccagttCTGCGTCGCGACAAGAAGTCAGGTGTCGAACGCATGAAAAGACGAACGAAACaaagggaacaggactcaccctcagccttttTCCTCCATTTTAGGGCCTCGCCTTGggaagcctcggccgccttggtagcctctgccaaggcacctttcgtcagctcgtGCGCCCGCTGCTccacacccagctgcccggcggtgGCTACGGCAGTGGCCCTCACTTCTTCCGCTCGGGAGTTGGAAGCGTCTCGCTCATCGGCCACATGGGTCagttcctcctccagctccttgacccatGCCGCCAAAGGGGTGACCTGCCCCTGAGCTGTGGTCGCCTCAGCCTCCCGGTTGTCACAGCGAAGACGGAGATCCTTCGCCTCCGTGCTCCGCACCGATAGAAGCTCATTGGCATGGGCGAGCAGCTCCCTCTGCCGACAGAGCTCGTCCCAAACGCCCCTCTCCCACCGAAGGAATAGCGACTTCCTGAAGGACTGGGCCTCGAGCTTCTAGATAGGCAGCACACAAGTTGAGCACTATGAATAAACCCGGAGAAAGACGACATCACACGAGAAAAGGGGGATACATACCCGCGAGACCCCGGGCAGGTCATTGGCCATGACGGACAGCGCTATCCACAGCGACCGTTTCGCTAGGctgcggtactgctcgagggtgtccTAGCAACccccctcggccatgtcctcaagtgcaaagatgggctccccctcggggtcatcccggctccgccaccAGACACGTAGGTGATCCCACCCGTACGGCTTAGGCCGCACTCGCACGAGGGCCGCACTTCCCTCACCCGAAGCCGAAGCCAGCTGTTCCATAGCGCTGGCCGCCCCAGCATTGGCCACCCCCTTCCCCCAGGAAGCATTATCGGCAGGGATTGGGCAGACCTCCACCTCCTAGGCGCTCCCCTATACCGGAAGCGTGCTCTGAATTGGCGGTAGGGTTGAGGCTTGCCTCACCTCCATCTCCACCTCTAGGgcctccgccctcgccgcgctcACTCCAGCCTCCACCACTTTGGCCCCGAAGTTCCTGGGCGCcacgatctccaccacctcggcccCTGAGGTCTGGAGGGCCTCGACAACCGTGGaggcctcgacctcgacctcgccctcggtggcctcgacaaCCGAGGGGGCCTCGACCTTGACCCCGCCCTCGATGGCCTCGACAACCgagggggcctcgacctcgacctcgccCTTGGTGGCCTCCATGGCCGAGGGGGTCTCGGCCGCACCCACAGTGGCCTCGACAGCTATAGGTGCTATGGCCTCGTGGAGTGTAGGCTCCTCTTCCTCTCGCCCCATAGCCGCCTGGGTAGCCCCTACCTGGGCGACCAACTCCTATGCCTCCACCGCCCTTGGGGCGATGGAACCCGTGCCCACCTTGAGCGCCTTGCGCGGCGCAAAGGTAGGCACTTCCGCTTGACGCTTCCGGCTGAGGGCAAAACATGGTCAGACCCGCGACCAAAACAAAAGCAGGAGATGTTAAAAGACTTCACTAGCGAAATACTCACCCCGAGCGGATGCTCAACTACTTCTTCACCGCGTCCCTCCTCTGCAACAGTGGCGGTGGTGCGGCCCCCGTATCCGCCGAGGCCGACCGACCTTCGCCAGACTCCAGCGCTCGCTCAACCCCCGGTGGAGCTGGCCCCGcagccgcctgctccacctctgtCGTCGAGCCCAGCGGGCTGACGACGCGCTTTCCCAATGCCCTCGTCTCGAGCGTATCAGCCTCGGCCGCGGGGCGGGCACTCATCTGCCCCGAGTcgccatctcctcctcctccttgggaTGCCGGACTGCCCGCCGACGCCCTAAGAACCATCTCCCAGACATCAGGGAGTCGGTTGAGGGGACCCCACTCCACCTCACCACCATCGTCGCCGCTCGAACCCTCCACCGACGTCGACGGAGACGCCTCCACTAGGAGACCCTCGAGCTTCTGCTTCCGGCGATGCTTTTCTAGAGCGTCACGCTCAACGATCTTCTTCTTATGCTTTGCCATCTtagtgtccttcttcttcttcttctgggcctCCGCGTACGCCCGGTTCGCCACCCGCTGCTGTGCGTCTTTAGGgacgggcggtggggaggctcgtatgtccctcatcccctgcaaaaAATGACGAATACGAATAAGGGCTTAGGCCAAGGAgaggaacgaggaggcctcggAGGCTGCAGCCGCACACGACTCACCAGGGAAAGGTACCCCGGCGTCGAGCGCATCGGGAACGAGGATAGGTCACCGATCTTCTGCCGCCCCTTGACCGCCTCATTCACCCGACGCAGaacctcctcatcggagaggggcacggcggacatccggatgccatcaATCGGCTCGTCCGGCATCATCTCGAACAAACATCGCCGccgcgccatcagcggcagcaccctccggcgatggAAGGTCGTCATCGCCACTACCACCGTAAGGCCACGATCGTGCAGCCTCTCCAGTGCCTTCAGCAGTGGCCATAGCCTGTGTTGCTCCTCGCTCAGGACGCCATACCACCAGTGCTCCGACTGGACCTCCACTACCCTACCAGTATAAGGAGGAAGCCCGCCGTCGTTGTTGTGGAGGTAGAACTAGCTGGAGTACCAGCGACGATTGGACGACGTGAGttgggctaggatgtagaggtgcagccGGTCCTGACACACTTGGACAGTGCAGCCGCCggtcctcgtcgccttcctcatgCCCGTCATACCCGTCACCCTGGTGGTATGCGTCGCTTGAAACAGGTGaagccatagctcccaatggggagggattcctagatacccctcgcagacggcgacgaagatggccgcctgcgtaatggagttagggttgaagttgtggagctccacgccatagtaatgtgggagcacccgcatgaaccgatccatcGGAAGGCCGAAACCACACTCGTGGAAGGACacaaagctcacgacgtagccgtcgtgaGACCTCGGCTCTGGTTCACCTCCCGGAGccatccactccggcctactGGGATCGGTGATTGAGCGGAGGAGACCGTCGTCGACGAGCAACTACAGCACTCCCATGGTCACATTAGACCGATCCCATGGGTCTGCCGAGAGGACCACGACGTTGGCCATGCGTGCGGTGGAGGTCATGACTACGACGGTAAGGCTCGCTTTCTACCTCTCACTCccccctctctcccttcttcccggTGCTCTCTGTTTTTCTTTAGCAACAGCTAGAAGGCAGCAAAGGCAGACACAGGCAAGGTAAGGGGAGAAGGGGCGAGGCTCGCTTCATATTTATGCAGGGAAGGGAGCAAATCGTGGGCgacgaaatcagggaagtttcccccaaaaatCCGCtacggttatccagatccggtcttaccgcccacgcacccactccctcctcattaattgcgcgtaCGGTTATGTCCCATCGGCTGACACCACatcgcgtccaaccgcagcagcagcaggcgccgtttcgcctccccaaaaaagccgcctcaaaaggcgcacttgccattgttagccgtagggagagaaataacccccacccgattccttttaggcaaaggaactgggcaccgagcccactatggtccaggggttcaaaggctaggcccttaggggtttcgatagctgccctagggcaacagagtcaggggcgactatgggcgagcctatacgaggccgaggcccaagcaagcgaaatgcttgggatgccctgtgtcatgtccgagaccggcagggaggtctccgaatgggatcccaccgtagggaggcaccgagccaccgaggcccagtgaacggcctcggcacccactagagaaaccctccggtactcttggagcatgtctccggaccgctagccgacccctagcgaacggggtataggcctccactcggacttacccaataatagctcaccggaaatgccatcgctcacacccaccgagggtagcgtggcacattccacccctccttctaagcgaaaaggaagcacgagggtcgaacaaaaagtcaggagaacccctgatggccctcttgctctgcgcagaggctaagggactcttcctacaaaacattgccgaggcccagcgacttaggctcgcacacaagagggctcggcaaaacaaaccctccttccgagcgaaaaggaagcgcgagggtcgttcaaaaagccagaataACTCCTGatagccctcttgctccgtgcagaggctagggagctccttctgtaaagacgccgagaccccacgacctaggctcgcacccgaggggggctcagcagacagaccctcacgcgcgaggggtgaaccaaaagccagggggacctctaaccgctctctcgctctgtgcgagagacttgggggctcctcctgcaactttgccgagacccagcagctcaggctcgcacacgagtgggctcggcaaacaaccccccgtccgagcgaaaaggacgtgcgggggacggacaaaaaagtcaggaggaccccagaccgccctctcgctccgtgcgaaggctcgggggctcttcccgcacctaagataaagacaagcgacccaagcccattacggtccaggggttcgaaggctaggcccttaggggtttcgacagccgcctcatgctcggcacagtatagCAGAATGGCCGACGAGACAGGAGGcgggactgggcaggggttacccgccactgtgcccatcgctatgcacatggttgacgcccatgccacactgtgctgccaactcctgctccgagaacaacgcggcgtggggagccacgtctaggatactgtggcctcggaatcagtacccaggaccaataattctcTCCAAAGCCTCGACAGCctaaggatccatgtccgccgagccccccatgatggctcggcctcggcatctgtagAGCCTCGGCTCCCTATGACATCATCGCATGATGACCGGCACGTCACCCGCCATGTCCTacctcaagctgtactggagccccacgacgcacaagatcaggtatgatcggcgcgtcacttctgcacgacaaggacgaagccactccatcgaccataccacaacagtggccgcctgcagggctcggacacgccatccccattcatagaacgctatgtagcaacatatgtacattcctggttctcccttagagtataaaagggagggaccggggccatttctagggatggAAGAACAATGAGTagaaagaggaactcaccaatagccaactgctgccactgacatcggccgcatgctcggcacagtacagcggaatggccgatgggacgggaggcgggactgggcaggggttacccgccactgtgcccaccgctatgcacatggttgacgcccatgccacactgtgctgccaactcctgctccaagaacaacgcggcatggggagccatgtctgggatactgtggcctcggaatcagtacccaggaccaataattctctccaaagcctcggcagtttgcttcaggggctcgacagcctgaggatccatgtccgccgagccccccacgatggctcggcctcggcatctgtagAGCCTTGGCTCCCTACAACGTTATCGCACGATGACCGGCACAtcacccgccatgtcctgcctcaagctatactggagccccacgatgcACAAGATTAGGTATGATCGGCgcatcacttctgcacgacaaggatggagccactccatcgaccataccacaatagtggccggctgcagggctcggacacgccatccccattcatagaacgctatgtagcaacatatgtatgttcctggttctcccttagagtataaaagggagggaccggggccatttctagggatggAAGAACAACGagcagaaagaggaactcaccaatagaaccacacacttctacgctgcttgagaacaacgcctcaagcagctcgCACCACCCCCgctgagacctggggctagctccctctctcacctagcttgtaaccccctactacgagcactccggtgca
The Miscanthus floridulus cultivar M001 unplaced genomic scaffold, ASM1932011v1 os_1304, whole genome shotgun sequence genome window above contains:
- the LOC136533908 gene encoding uncharacterized protein, translated to MGREEEEPTLHEAIAPIAVEATVGAAETPSAMEATKGEVEVEAPSVVEAIEGGVKVEAPSVVEATEGEVEVEASTVVEALQTSGAEVVEIVAPRNFGAKVVEAGVSAARAEALEVEMEKLEAQSFRKSLFLRWERGVWDELCRQRELLAHANELLSVRSTEAKDLRLRCDNREAEATTAQGQVTPLAAWVKELEEELTHVADERDASNSRAEEVRATAVATAGQLGVEQRAHELTKGALAEATKAAEASQGEALKWRKKAEELEKEASRAAEASRVEVQHWKEKAKGLDDEVSRLTEASVALQIVLDREIEEHKVP